Part of the Megalopta genalis isolate 19385.01 chromosome 6, iyMegGena1_principal, whole genome shotgun sequence genome, TTACCGTTACATAAAGTTAACGGTACTCTTTTGTTGTTGGTTAATATTCACGGTGAGTTTATCTACCTTTTATTTCTTTAGAATTACTTAGAATCTACTTAGATGTTGTTACTCAAATGAATGGTTTTGTACATCAGAACTTAGAAAATTACAGGAACTACCATGTTCATTTTTAACTCCTTGCACTACGATCTCTTTCATAACTACGTTGATTAGCACATTTTTCCCCGTAATAATTTCTTTAGTAGAACGAGACAATTCTTGTTTCCGTTTACAAATTTTGCTTTGATTCAGAGGAAATTAATAACATTCATATGCAAGGGTTAAACATAAAAGATCGCCTATTAGAGTATCGCCTtacatttatgtattttataattgCAGTTATTATTGATGATCAAAAGCGAAAAGATTGAAACGATGTACCAAATTTCCATACCGAAAGATCAAATAAGAAGTATCCTTTGTTCCTATTAAATGTGtttgcatttttatttaattattgctTTAAAAGTCTGGataatattttacttttatCATGGCTTGGTAATTAACACTCGGACTGCGGTTACTGAGTCATATTGACCTAGTGTAGTTGAATTGTCACTCAATTTTCggcaattaaattaaatgaattgCAGTTACTATACTAAGAACAACAGAGGAACTGACAGGTGTATATCAagtatcttcaaatatatgtttTGGAAAATTGTATAATTCTAAAAATGGTTCGCAATGTGAGGACTAAAATCTAAATACAATTTCAACTAAAAGAAGACTAAAGGCATTTACATGCCACTCATCTATATTACAGTCTAAATATAAATGTCTTACTGTCGTGATTGATACGTTCCTCAAGTTTTCGTAGATTATAAATTGCGTGGAGATATTTCCAGTAAACAGATTGATGTGATCATCGAAGGTTCGCTATTACCACCAACTAAGCTGCCGAGTCATATGAATATATCTGAAAGATATTTAATGTTGTGGCTGGAGTTAACAGAAATCAAATCAGATACCATTAACAACTCATCAACCGATTTTCCTAGTTACATTAAGGTAATATGCGTTGAAGAAAATCATATTTAAAATTGTACATAATTGTGCACAAACTATTTACTCGGAACTTCAAGGATCTATATCACTACTGTGTGTACTTAATGCAAATACTGAATTAAAGTATAAGAATCatctttttatatatatttatttggaTATTTAAGTTCTTTGTATGTGATGAATAGAAAAATGTTAGCGATGTATGGACGTTATCGGTGCTGCCAGAAAATCTGATAGACATATTTCCTGGACAGAGACATCACAAGATTTTCGGACTTGAAAATGTTGATATAAGGTATTCTAATTCCCATCagtttgtatttttctttttattcgaaatatatgGTATAgaaaatttgaagaaatatttaaaagaggtacttaaatatttatatcttaATTTTTAGTACATTGGAAGACGGTGTGTTATCGATTAACCTGCAGACAAACTTGAAATCCAGTTTTGCTGTGTCCTTAAGTTACGATATGTCATTGATAGACAAAAGTATCGGTGTAGCATACGCTGCAATGGTTTTAGTGGCATTATacgtattaataatatttgaggTAATTAATACGTATGGCTTGAATATGTTTTTGAAATCAAACATATCAGATAGCTATAAGAATTACCAACTAGAAAATATCGAAAATGTATTACTTTTTTTCCGAAATGTtccataaaattaattattgttaCGTATGCCATCAACAGTATAGTATTCGATAGCATGTTCACAAATATAAAACTAACTAACATTTTGCTTACAAATATGTGAATAAACATATTACTTAATATAACGTTTAACTGAAATTAATATGCCGCTTCTGTTTGTAACCGATTTTAGGTTGTACATAGAACCCTCGCTGCCATGTTAGCGTCCACGATGTCAATTGCAATATTGGCTGCTTTAAATGAGGTAtattgtagaaggttttagttaAAAGTACATTCAACTTTTTCACTGATATCTTTTTTAAAGTTTTGTATACGTTCTGATGAACTTTTAACATATTCGAAAATGCAGTTgttatttatgaaatatttataaaatataacaaactgaaaaatgaaattatttataattgcaGAGACCAACAATGAGTGAACTAATTTCGTGGATAGATGTTGATACACTAATGTTATTGTTTTCTATGATGGTACTTGTTGCCGTTATCGCTGAAACTGGCTTATTTGACTGGATGGCAGTCTTTGCTTATAAGGTAGAGCTCATTATCAAGATTATGTGTAATAACTATATTCTTTATAGTgaaaactataataaatataattatgaaCTTCGTTTAAGCTTTACATGTGTGAATAATAATCATTAATCGTGCATATAAATTTGCCATATTgttcataaatattatttattattatccggAATTTATATACGACAAATCGActtatcattaaattaatatattaaattatatatggATATTACTAGATTTTTAATTTCGAAGAAAATTGCCAAATACAAAAGCATATTTCCACGTCCAACTATCGTCGTGatattttgtctttttttttcatAGATAACAGGAGGAAAACTATGGCCACTTGTGAGTACATTATGTTTCTTCACTACATTATTTTCATCATTCTTAGATAACGTTACAACAGTCCTCTTAATGACACCGGTAACCATCAGATTATGTGAAGTAATGGAACTAAATCCAGTCCCAATATTAATAGCAATGGTGGTTTTCTCTAACATTGGTGGCGCCTTGACACCCGTGGGTGACCCGCCGAATGTAATTATTGCATCAAACCGTGATGTTATAAACAATGTAAGTATaacgtgataataataataagaatttctgtgtattaaataatattgttatctatgtaatatttatctatttataatACATTACGTTTATATCATTTAGGGTATCGATTTTAATACATTTACAATACACATGAGCATTggagtaatattagtaataattgcAGTCTACGCTCAATTACGATATATTTTTCGAGATGTGACAGTTCTTAGATTCGACGAACCGCAAGATGTACAAGTATGTATAATTTCTCTTAGTGCAATTATCAAATTaacatattttacattttccTTTCGAATCCTTAATTCATATATTGCAATGAAAATTACCATTCATTTATTATACGTTCATATAATAAGAAGTTATTTATAGCTTAAAGTATTTAATACTGAAatagattttttctattattcTAAATGAAAACTTCGATAGTTTGTGTAGTGTGTGCGTAATTAACTTCGAATTAACTTATAATACATATACTTCATGGACACAGCTTCAAAATAAGTCGCAATTATCGATATTCAGTAATGATATAGAGCAAGGACAAAAGATTTGTATACATCTGACAATTTTTTGCCTGTCTTCATCGTAGGAGTTGAGACACGAAATTGCTATTTGGCAACGGGCGGCTGCAAGTCTGTCGAGTTACAGTAAAGACGAAAACTTAGTCAGAGAAACTTTACTAAAAAAAGTTCAACGGTTACTCTCTCAATTAAAGAAAAAGGTACTCACCGGCAGTGTTGCACTTAAGAGATACGAAACTACCCTGGAGGAGCTACAAGAAAAGGTGAATAACAATTCTATACAGTTTTATAACATCGTTCGACTGAATTTCTATATCTTACCAAAAATCTggacttaaccccttgccatatttTGACAAGCCTGACTCTTGAAGAAGATTTTTAGTAATAACCAATTATTATTACGTATGGATTTCATTCTTTTAAGTCGGTATACAATTCTGCTCTCTTGGcgtcaatatttaaatattcaagttGATGTAGGCACAcaataaatatgtattttttttttctaagaaattattacaaccGATAAGCTTCTACTCTTtttatgaagaaaatggtacggcaagggtttAAATGAAACTTCGTTTTCTTCGTGAATAGTTTCAGTAGATTATTAGTAAAATCAAGCATTATTGAAATTTACATGTGACAACTTCATGAAGATATAAGTCACATAATCGTAAATGTAATAAATACtgcaattaatttaataataattttttaataatcatTAACCCGATtattgattttcgataaaatAGTGTAGACATTAATTTATAATCATACGAAGATCGTAAGtacttttcattattattattgagaaACACTGAACTCTCTAGGTTCCTTCGATAAGCATAGTTACTTACTATTACTTGAGCTTACTTACTTAGCAAGAAAGTTACCACTTTCCTTTATTTACTGTATGATTGGAAAGTTCTGACCggtaatgtataaaatattgtGTGGTATACACATACATATGTACGATTTAAACCCTCATTCGTCCCCCATTTTCGCAACTTAATTTGTCCCATGGTGTCAAGTTGATGCGACGGTGAAGAATCAATATGATGATAGTAATCAATATTTTCACTACGCTAATTTATTCAATGTTATACATTATCTCAGTTCAACAAGAACTCACATTCTCACTTACGCGTAGATGAAAAAATGTTGATATGTATTGAGacagttattataattaatgtaGTTAATCCGTAAAAAAAGAATAGTcacatttatttcaaattgGCAAATCTAGAATTAAATaggaataattttattttactttacagTATCCCATTCGGGATAAATGGCTACTGGCGAAGTCTGGATTCACGTTAATATTCGTGATCGTTATGTTCTTTCTACACAGTATTCCGAATCTGCATTTGTCTCTAGGCTGGATCACGTTAGTTGGTGTTCTTCTGCTGCTAATTATAGCTGATACTCAAGATATTGATGGACTTATGGCTCGAGTGGAATGGACCACTTTGCTATTTTTTGCATCATTATTCATTTTAATGGAGGTATTATAAAAATACTAATTTAGTAATTTGTTAATGTTTAACAATATGAAAGAAATGTAAACATCAAActtttttttagtatttttaccTTAATTTTTTAGATATGGTTTCTTTACTTCTACTTCCATTCAACTATTAAAGAAACGAAGAAAGTACTTATTCCATCGTCTAGTTTAACTTTTTTGAAACCTTTGATTAACCTAAATCATACTATTTATGTACATAACATGCTTGATTGTTACAGGCACTTTCTCGTTTAGGTCTTATGGATTGGATAGGAAAGCAAACAGAAAATATTATTCTATCAGTGAACGAATCATCACGATTGGCAGTGGctatattattaatactttgGGTGTCAGCTATCGCGAGTGCGTTCGTTGACAACGTACCTTTATCAACTATGATGATAAGAATTGTAACTAATTTAGCACAAAACAATGAACTTGGATTACCATTACAGCCCTTGGTCTGGGCATTAGCGTTTGGCGCTTGTATGGGAGGTAagggaattttttaaaaaaacttCTGGAACATTGTTTCAACATGCTAATGATAATCTTAATAATATCAAATGATGAAAACATACGCTTACATAACAAAAGAGTACTGCTTCGTTATTCCTGTACTCGGGTTGAAAAATGAATCGATTTATTAGTAACACGTTACCATCCTTGTTTCATTTTCAATAAATTGTGATTTATTGGGTCATTCGGGAAGTTGTTTAGTTCTTTGacaagaaaatgaaagacgagtaaaaagaaaaaaatttgttgacatttttctggtagctttgaaatcttatCCACGTAGAAGTCATGTTTTTTATTGGCAAAATTCTGAATCAAGTGCTTTTGTAATAAACTTACAATGcgaatttttctttatttttttgaaTAACGAAACAACTTCTCGAACAACCAAATAATAAACcctttgcactacgatttctttcatagttacgttgattagcacttgTTTATCACTAATAAATTTTCAGATGagaaagaatatttttatttattgcataCCAGCCTTTACtataatgtttaaatattgataacagaagagtagaattttatttcggcTTAAACGAAGTATACATATAACATCATCTACATTTAGTAGATTATGTTCGTAATGTTTTTCATGATGAGTCTGACACATTGTtacagtgcaaggggttaatggtGTTACTATAATGTTATTATGTGGTTGAACGGATTAATATTTGTAGGAAATGGAACTCTTATTGGAGCAAGCTCTAACGTAGTTTGTGTGGGTATTGCTGAACAACATGGATACAAATTTTCGTTTATGCAATTCTTCAAGTAAGTTTCTCGCTTTTCACTACCTAGAAACTCAAAATCATCGAAACCAGTATAAAAACCTATTCATTATTCGTATCAACAATATTAACGAATAGTTTTCAATGTATTTATTTTAGAGTCGGCTTTCCAGTTATGTTAACCAGTACTATTACAATAACTATGTACTTAATGATCGCTCACGTCCTTTTTGGATGGAATGGCTAATTAACTTCATTgcgacttcgcattaatatgatcttttttaagataattttacaatcatattatcatattatagttatattattattataataattactatatttattaatttatatcgaAAAAGTTGTTAATTGTAACAATATATATGCAAGAAAAagtttttttaaacaattttattacaatctGTACTATTATATACATTGTTATCTGGTTGATTATGAAAAGACTTTTTAAGATAATCAAATACATTTTATTGTACAAATACAAATGCATCTGCATTTCTGGTTgttaataatttattcaaaaataagaTATCAAGATTTTCAATACCTATATCCTAACATTATAGTGCAAAcatgaaaatatttatattctttttatgATAATATGTTATTTATTAACTTCATTGTACAGACTAAAATCATATTTAGGGAAATAAGACAGGTACAGAAAACAATATGATCTCTTAAAAGCAGATAAATACTTTTAAAACAGAAATAATATGAATCGCGAAGGTTTTCAAGGATTTTCACATAGATCAATCATTGATCAAAATATTACTAAAACGATTAGTAAATTTAAACATTGCAAATAAGACATAAATATATCACTATAAACTATATATAAGAAATTAATTCAATACGTAATTATCCTGTAGCCCTATATGCATTGGTTTTTCTGATTGTAAAGTAaattaacgaaaatgtaaacaggTTTTTATCGCAGAAACTAATATAGAGTAATATTCAATTGTCTAGTTTTCAcatgcttttttaatttttttttcaattacagtaTGCGTATGTTTCTTTCGcaatattatcttattattagactgcagatgTTCATGCATAACTTATAATAGCCCTCAACTTGCGGAATATAGTGTACTAACACTATATTATGAACGCAATGTaccaaatttttattataaattagggACCGAAATGGGGCGTTTGCAAAAACATCCACAGTGTATTacatacaacaaatataaaactATTTGTGACATTATATTcatcatttttaattattttacgtTCCAAGAATGTATCCAAATCCGTTTTGTATTAAATAGATAAAATTAGGGTACCTACATAAAATAGGATATTTTTTTCATGTGTAGAATGAAATTTGATaattcgatatatatatatattatatatatatatataaatctatgattatacaataaataaaacagCATTGTTTGAGACAAAATCATTATCGCTATGGAAAattgtgtatgtatgtacatcaTTATGGATATTATTTACCAATTTAAGGATTAAAATTTGTTCTATATAAACCAGCGCCAAATATACAGAATTCTATTCATTTATCAAGTTATAATAATCTTATTGTAGTATTCCAGATATACCATTCTGATCAAAATATCTTTCAAACTATCATGTAACACGTTGACTGAAATATAACAATGTCATTAAAATCTCATTAATTCAAAATCAAAAGCTTATAATTATGTTGCAGCAGTATGATCGATACTAGTATAGATGTGAAACACGATAAGAACTTTCTTCGAAATCGCTAATTATGCATGCAAATATTAtgctaataataaaaaattatataaatgtttTGTTTAgaagtcaacgtgttaattcaTATATATGCATGATAATTGAAATTGACAGGTAACTTATTCCCAATACAGAATATCTAAAAGATCAACATCCTACGTTAAATACATATATTCCATTACAATGTCCgcttaaattatgtatatcacgaataagaataaaataaattttacagAATCGTTTAATCATGATCTGCTACTTAAAGAAagtattacaaaaatattatcaTGCAGTATTTAAATCGATTTCTATTTGCATATATGTCCACTTGTATCATTAAACAATTTTGTGATCTCAAGTTCTCTGATCTGACACATTACTGAATAATCCGTCTAAAAAATTTTTTAACGCAGCTTATTTCTAGTTACTAAAATAATTTAACATTATAATTATCTAAATATTATTAGTCCTAGcagatttttattacaattcggaaataaaaattc contains:
- the LOC143259778 gene encoding P protein isoform X1 produces the protein MVENDSSDDETGLLTPIFLRRGSRCSRRTPGPGTPSSISSSVVLGQIPEDVLRVWSQLPPAIRLDPSLAAFQREYNRYHQIGEGSRCSDGGNRDCLVVNMSVETQPIIPQILCDEDTNQDDINETDEGKQKPFYRYIKLTVLFCCWLIFTLLLMIKSEKIETMYQISIPKDQIRNYKLRGDISSKQIDVIIEGSLLPPTKLPSHMNISERYLMLWLELTEIKSDTINNSSTDFPSYIKKNVSDVWTLSVLPENLIDIFPGQRHHKIFGLENVDISTLEDGVLSINLQTNLKSSFAVSLSYDMSLIDKSIGVAYAAMVLVALYVLIIFEVVHRTLAAMLASTMSIAILAALNERPTMSELISWIDVDTLMLLFSMMVLVAVIAETGLFDWMAVFAYKITGGKLWPLVSTLCFFTTLFSSFLDNVTTVLLMTPVTIRLCEVMELNPVPILIAMVVFSNIGGALTPVGDPPNVIIASNRDVINNGIDFNTFTIHMSIGVILVIIAVYAQLRYIFRDVTVLRFDEPQDVQELRHEIAIWQRAAASLSSYSKDENLVRETLLKKVQRLLSQLKKKVLTGSVALKRYETTLEELQEKYPIRDKWLLAKSGFTLIFVIVMFFLHSIPNLHLSLGWITLVGVLLLLIIADTQDIDGLMARVEWTTLLFFASLFILMEALSRLGLMDWIGKQTENIILSVNESSRLAVAILLILWVSAIASAFVDNVPLSTMMIRIVTNLAQNNELGLPLQPLVWALAFGACMGGNGTLIGASSNVVCVGIAEQHGYKFSFMQFFKVGFPVMLTSTITITMYLMIAHVLFGWNG
- the LOC143259778 gene encoding P protein isoform X2; translated protein: MVENDSSDDETGLLTPIFLRRGSRCSRRTPGPGTPSSISSSVVLGQIPEDVLRVWSQLPPAIRLDPSLAAFQREYNRYHQIGEGRCSDGGNRDCLVVNMSVETQPIIPQILCDEDTNQDDINETDEGKQKPFYRYIKLTVLFCCWLIFTLLLMIKSEKIETMYQISIPKDQIRNYKLRGDISSKQIDVIIEGSLLPPTKLPSHMNISERYLMLWLELTEIKSDTINNSSTDFPSYIKKNVSDVWTLSVLPENLIDIFPGQRHHKIFGLENVDISTLEDGVLSINLQTNLKSSFAVSLSYDMSLIDKSIGVAYAAMVLVALYVLIIFEVVHRTLAAMLASTMSIAILAALNERPTMSELISWIDVDTLMLLFSMMVLVAVIAETGLFDWMAVFAYKITGGKLWPLVSTLCFFTTLFSSFLDNVTTVLLMTPVTIRLCEVMELNPVPILIAMVVFSNIGGALTPVGDPPNVIIASNRDVINNGIDFNTFTIHMSIGVILVIIAVYAQLRYIFRDVTVLRFDEPQDVQELRHEIAIWQRAAASLSSYSKDENLVRETLLKKVQRLLSQLKKKVLTGSVALKRYETTLEELQEKYPIRDKWLLAKSGFTLIFVIVMFFLHSIPNLHLSLGWITLVGVLLLLIIADTQDIDGLMARVEWTTLLFFASLFILMEALSRLGLMDWIGKQTENIILSVNESSRLAVAILLILWVSAIASAFVDNVPLSTMMIRIVTNLAQNNELGLPLQPLVWALAFGACMGGNGTLIGASSNVVCVGIAEQHGYKFSFMQFFKVGFPVMLTSTITITMYLMIAHVLFGWNG
- the LOC143259778 gene encoding P protein isoform X3 yields the protein MVENDSSDDETGLLTPIFLRRGSRCSRRTPGPGTPSSISSSVVLGQIPEDVLRVWSQLPPAIRLDPSLAAFQREYNRYHQIGEGSRCSDGGNRDCLVVNMSVETQPIIPQILCDEDTNQDDINETDEGKQKPFYRYIKLTVLFCCWLIFTLLLMIKSEKIETMYQISIPKDQIRNYKLRGDISSKQIDVIIEGSLLPPTKLPSHMNISERYLMLWLELTEIKSDTINNSSTDFPSYIKVVHRTLAAMLASTMSIAILAALNERPTMSELISWIDVDTLMLLFSMMVLVAVIAETGLFDWMAVFAYKITGGKLWPLVSTLCFFTTLFSSFLDNVTTVLLMTPVTIRLCEVMELNPVPILIAMVVFSNIGGALTPVGDPPNVIIASNRDVINNGIDFNTFTIHMSIGVILVIIAVYAQLRYIFRDVTVLRFDEPQDVQELRHEIAIWQRAAASLSSYSKDENLVRETLLKKVQRLLSQLKKKVLTGSVALKRYETTLEELQEKYPIRDKWLLAKSGFTLIFVIVMFFLHSIPNLHLSLGWITLVGVLLLLIIADTQDIDGLMARVEWTTLLFFASLFILMEALSRLGLMDWIGKQTENIILSVNESSRLAVAILLILWVSAIASAFVDNVPLSTMMIRIVTNLAQNNELGLPLQPLVWALAFGACMGGNGTLIGASSNVVCVGIAEQHGYKFSFMQFFKVGFPVMLTSTITITMYLMIAHVLFGWNG
- the LOC143259778 gene encoding P protein isoform X4, yielding MEKKLLKQQICSVLCDEDTNQDDINETDEGKQKPFYRYIKLTVLFCCWLIFTLLLMIKSEKIETMYQISIPKDQIRNYKLRGDISSKQIDVIIEGSLLPPTKLPSHMNISERYLMLWLELTEIKSDTINNSSTDFPSYIKKNVSDVWTLSVLPENLIDIFPGQRHHKIFGLENVDISTLEDGVLSINLQTNLKSSFAVSLSYDMSLIDKSIGVAYAAMVLVALYVLIIFEVVHRTLAAMLASTMSIAILAALNERPTMSELISWIDVDTLMLLFSMMVLVAVIAETGLFDWMAVFAYKITGGKLWPLVSTLCFFTTLFSSFLDNVTTVLLMTPVTIRLCEVMELNPVPILIAMVVFSNIGGALTPVGDPPNVIIASNRDVINNGIDFNTFTIHMSIGVILVIIAVYAQLRYIFRDVTVLRFDEPQDVQELRHEIAIWQRAAASLSSYSKDENLVRETLLKKVQRLLSQLKKKVLTGSVALKRYETTLEELQEKYPIRDKWLLAKSGFTLIFVIVMFFLHSIPNLHLSLGWITLVGVLLLLIIADTQDIDGLMARVEWTTLLFFASLFILMEALSRLGLMDWIGKQTENIILSVNESSRLAVAILLILWVSAIASAFVDNVPLSTMMIRIVTNLAQNNELGLPLQPLVWALAFGACMGGNGTLIGASSNVVCVGIAEQHGYKFSFMQFFKVGFPVMLTSTITITMYLMIAHVLFGWNG